Proteins from one Emys orbicularis isolate rEmyOrb1 chromosome 2, rEmyOrb1.hap1, whole genome shotgun sequence genomic window:
- the LOC135873867 gene encoding recQ-mediated genome instability protein 2-like, which produces MVGEPRSPPVKVLAAQLRLCRRAAGGPWLLGREEAGQGLLAVPVVGMQGMMLVVEARGARGSSARLQDESGPFTVLGVERVPKGKYVMVMDLVHSRSPEPILQAVKMTDFSDNPIHRSM; this is translated from the coding sequence ATGGTAGGGGAGCCGCGCAGCCCGCCGGTGAAGGTGCTGGCCGCCCAGCTGAGGCTGTGCCGGCGGGCCGCGGGTGGTCCCTGGCTGCTGGGACGGGAGGAGGCCGGGCAGGGCCTTCTGGCGGTTCCGGTGGTGGGGATGCAGGGCATGATGCTGGTGGTGGAAGCCAGGGGCGCCCGGGGCAGCTCAGCCCGGCTGCAGGACGAGAGTGGCCCCTTCACGGTGCTGGGGGTGGAGCGGGTCCCCAAAGGAAAATATGTAATGGTGATGGACTTGGTACACTCCCGCAGTCCAGAGCCTATTCTTCAAGCTGTGAAGATGACAGATTTTTCTGATAATCCTATACACAGGAGCATGTAG